The Sesamum indicum cultivar Zhongzhi No. 13 linkage group LG1, S_indicum_v1.0, whole genome shotgun sequence genome includes a window with the following:
- the LOC105162626 gene encoding probable prolyl 4-hydroxylase 10: MAGKARQHYGRGGPPRKTSSSTAVLYGLLMLSLLIVILLYLGIFSISSSSGSSKDSPKAHDLSFIAHNSVHSGDGDEENKDQWVEVISWEPRAFVFHNFLSKEECEYLISIAKPHMEKSTVVDSETGKSKDSRVRTSSGTFLVRGRDKIVQRIEKRIADFTFLPVEHGEGLQILHYEAGQKYEPHYDYFLDEFNTQNGGQRIATVLMYLSDVEEGGETVFPAAKGNFSSVPWWNELSECGKGGLSVKPKMGDALLFWSMKPDATLDPSSLHGGCPVIKGNKWSSTKWIRIHEYKA; the protein is encoded by the exons ATGGCCGGGAAGGCGAGGCAGCACTACGGGAGGGGTGGACCGCCGCGTAAGACGTCGTCGTCAACCGCGGTCCTGTATGGCCTCTTAATGTTGTCATTGCTGATTGTCATCCTTTTGTATCTCGGGATTTTCTCCATTTCCAGCAGCAGCGGCAGTTCAAAGGATTCTCCCAAAGCCCATGACCTGAGCTTCATCGCTCACAATTCAGTCCACTC AGGTGATGGAGACGAGGAGAATAAAGATCAGTGGGTTGAAGTTATTTCTTGGGAGCCCAGAGCCTTTGTCTTTCATAATTTCTTG TCAAAAGAGGAATGTGAGTATCTTATTAGTATTGCTAAGCCGCACATGGAAAAGTCAACTGTTGTTGATAGTGAAACCGGAAAAAGCAAAGACAGCAG AGTACGTACAAGTTCTGGAACATTTCTTGTCAGAGGACGTGACAAAATTGTTCAGAGaattgagaaaagaattgCAGATTTCACATTCCTGCCTGTAG AGCATGGTGAAGGCCTTCAAATCCTCCATTACGAAGCAGGGCAAAAGTATGAGCCTCACTATGACTATTTTCTAGATGAATTTAACACTCAGAATGGTGGTCAACGCATCGCTACTGTTCTCATGTACTT ATCAGATGTTGAAGAAGGGGGTGAAACAGTATTCCCAGCAGCAAAAggaaattttagttctgtGCCGTGGTGGAATGAGCTATCTGAATGTGGGAAAGGAGGACTTTCAGTTAAACCAAAAATGGGTGATGCACTACTTTTCTGGAGCATGAAGCCTGACGCAACTTTGGATCCATCAAGTTTGCATG GTGGCTGTCCAGTTATCAAAGGGAACAAATGGTCATCTACAAAATGGATACGTATCCATGAGTACAAGGCCTAA
- the LOC105162645 gene encoding thiol-disulfide oxidoreductase LTO1 isoform X1 gives MTPTSFFCVSSSSSSLPLRRTPILSSPYTLSAPSLPRIKKGFSRNGHLLVKVNCVSERSKQAAETESETSSSDTPSSSDFVDGSSDTGISAYKWCVGLGGIGFLETAYLTYLKLTNSDAFCPSGGASCTTILTSDYSSVFGVPLPLFGMLAYGLVTVLGLQLGAKEKTFDIGKTDGEIILIGITTSMAVASAYFLYILNTEFVGELCIYCLASAILSFSLFFITLKRSGSHDLQKLLGLQLSVASLVVFALTASYNSVQPISSSVAATEIPYFETEITSKSSPLAISLAKHLRSIGAKLYGAFWCSHCQDQKEIFGREAAKLLDYVECFPDGVSKGTKMAQACVDVNLEGFPTWIINGQVLSGEKQLSELAALSGIKLDDLTRSN, from the exons ATGACGCCGACGAGCTTCTTCTGcgtatcttcttcttcttcttctcttccccTCCGTCGTACTCCAATTCTCTCTTCTCCTTATACTCTCTCCGCTCCTTCTCTTCCCCGCATCAAG AAAGGATTTTCGAGAAATGGACATTTGTTGGTTAAAGTGAATTGCGTGTCGGAGCGCAGTAAGCAAGCTGCCGAAACGGAGTCTGAGACGTCTTCGTCGGATACGCCGTCGTCTTCTGATTTTGTTGATGGTTCTAGTGATACGGGCATTTCAGCATACAAATGGTGTGTGGGTCTTGGAGGAATTGGATTCCTGGAGACGGCGTACTTGACTTACCTGAAGCTCACCAATTCCGACGCCTTCTGCCCCTCCGGAGGGGCCTCTTGCACCACCATTCTCACCAGTGATTACTCCTCTGTTTTCG GTGTACCTCTTCCGCTGTTTGGCATGCTTGCATATGGATTAGTCACGGTCCTTGGCCTGCAATTGGGTGCAAAGGAAAAGACATTTGACATCGGGAAAACAGATGGTGAAATAATCTTAATTGGGATAACCACCTCTATGGCAGTTGCCAGTGCGTATTTCTTGTACATTCTGAACACTGAATTTGTTGGAGAATTGTGTATATATTGTTTGGCATCAGCAATATTATCCTTCAGCTTGTTCTTCATCACACTAAAG AGATCTGGGTCACATGACCTTCAAAAGCTCTTGGGCTTACAGCTGTCAGTGGCTAGTTTGGTAGTTTTTGCCTTGACTGCATCGTATAACTCTGTGCAACCTATCTCCTCAAG TGTGGCAGCGACTGAAATACCATATTTCGAAACAGAGATCACAAGCAAGTCAAGCCCTTTGGCCATTTCTCTTGCAAAACATCTACGTTCAATTGGAGCAAAATTATATGGTGCTTTCTGGTGTTCACATTGTCAGGATCAGAAAGAG ATCTTTGGGCGAGAAGCAGCAAAATTATTGGACTATGTGGAGTGCTTCCCTGATGGAGTAAGCAAAGGAACAAAAATGGCTCAGGCCTGCGTAGATGTCAACCTTGAAGGGTTCCCTACCTGGATAATAAATGGACAG GTTTTAAGCGGAGAGAAACAGCTATCGGAGCTTGCTGCATTATCTGGAATCAAACTTGATGATTTAACTCGATCAAATTAA
- the LOC105162645 gene encoding thiol-disulfide oxidoreductase LTO1 isoform X2 → MTPTSFFCVSSSSSSLPLRRTPILSSPYTLSAPSLPRIKKGFSRNGHLLVKVNCVSERSKQAAETESETSSSDTPSSSDFVDGSSDTGISAYKWCVGLGGIGFLETAYLTYLKLTNSDAFCPSGGASCTTILTSDYSSVFGVPLPLFGMLAYGLVTVLGLQLGAKEKTFDIGKTDGEIILIGITTSMAVASAYFLYILNTEFVGELCIYCLASAILSFSLFFITLKRSGSHDLQKLLGLQLSVASLVVFALTASYNSVQPISSSVAATEIPYFETEITSKSSPLAISLAKHLRSIGAKLYGAFWCSHCQDQKEVPSLLLDFQTYNWSLGQ, encoded by the exons ATGACGCCGACGAGCTTCTTCTGcgtatcttcttcttcttcttctcttccccTCCGTCGTACTCCAATTCTCTCTTCTCCTTATACTCTCTCCGCTCCTTCTCTTCCCCGCATCAAG AAAGGATTTTCGAGAAATGGACATTTGTTGGTTAAAGTGAATTGCGTGTCGGAGCGCAGTAAGCAAGCTGCCGAAACGGAGTCTGAGACGTCTTCGTCGGATACGCCGTCGTCTTCTGATTTTGTTGATGGTTCTAGTGATACGGGCATTTCAGCATACAAATGGTGTGTGGGTCTTGGAGGAATTGGATTCCTGGAGACGGCGTACTTGACTTACCTGAAGCTCACCAATTCCGACGCCTTCTGCCCCTCCGGAGGGGCCTCTTGCACCACCATTCTCACCAGTGATTACTCCTCTGTTTTCG GTGTACCTCTTCCGCTGTTTGGCATGCTTGCATATGGATTAGTCACGGTCCTTGGCCTGCAATTGGGTGCAAAGGAAAAGACATTTGACATCGGGAAAACAGATGGTGAAATAATCTTAATTGGGATAACCACCTCTATGGCAGTTGCCAGTGCGTATTTCTTGTACATTCTGAACACTGAATTTGTTGGAGAATTGTGTATATATTGTTTGGCATCAGCAATATTATCCTTCAGCTTGTTCTTCATCACACTAAAG AGATCTGGGTCACATGACCTTCAAAAGCTCTTGGGCTTACAGCTGTCAGTGGCTAGTTTGGTAGTTTTTGCCTTGACTGCATCGTATAACTCTGTGCAACCTATCTCCTCAAG TGTGGCAGCGACTGAAATACCATATTTCGAAACAGAGATCACAAGCAAGTCAAGCCCTTTGGCCATTTCTCTTGCAAAACATCTACGTTCAATTGGAGCAAAATTATATGGTGCTTTCTGGTGTTCACATTGTCAGGATCAGAAAGAGGTACCTTCCCTTTTGCTTGACTTCCAAACATATAACTGGTCGCTGGGACAATAG
- the LOC105162636 gene encoding UPF0548 protein At2g17695, with the protein MIFLCWSPPSRQEQKACVDKSGVFNYDSKYLGATAKPALKIKQDRELSDKGFLVNHARVLVGSGLETFEKGKSALQNWRHFSLNWAFVDPKTPIQRGVKFCVCTKAIFPWLLMPLEVVYVDESRNALASFSFGSGTLHGHLLAGEERFSITMDEKNNVWYEILSFSKPANFLSLIGYPYVLLKQKHFARDSTLAMQKHLSAK; encoded by the exons ATGATTTTCTTGTGCTGGTCTCCTCCATCACGTCAAGAACAGAAAGCATGTGTTGACAA GTCTGGTGTCTTCAATTACGATAGCAAATATTTAGGTGCCACTGCTAAGCCTGCTTTGAAAATTAAGCAAGACAGGGAGCTGTCGGACAAGGGTTTTCTAGTTAACCATGCCCGTGTTTTAGTTGGTTCGGGTCTTGAGACTTTTGAGAAAGGCAAAAGTGCTCTTCAGAATTGGAG GCATTTTAGCTTGAACTGGGCATTTGTTGATCCCAAGACTCCAATTCAGAGAGGGGTGAAGTTTTGCGTTTGCACTAAGGCAATTTTCCCATGGCTTTTGATGCCTTTAGAAGTTGTTTATGTTGATGAATCCAGGAATGCTTTGGCCTCATTTAGTTTTGGCAGTGGAACTCTTCACGGACACCTACTG GCAGGGGAAGAACGCTTCTCAATTACAATGGACGAGAAGAACAATGTCTGGTACGAAatactttcattttcaaaGCCCGCGAACTTTCTGTCGCTTATTGGGTACCCTTATGTACTCCTGAAGCAAAAGCATTTCGCTCGCGACTCCACACTGGCAATGCAGAAACATTTATCTGCCAAGTGA